A DNA window from Blastocatellia bacterium contains the following coding sequences:
- a CDS encoding TonB family protein, protein MMKRNLLPMGIAIALIIVAPCMSVPARAAQQDKLEPKPEPPKIIRKSGGVLQGAAIKRVEPVYPPLAKTARVSGPVVVEVTVDEEGKIITAHAISGHPLLQPAAETAARGWEFKPTLLQGTPVKVIGTITFNFQLYSQADIDRVKQQITQTPKDAELYVQLGDIYTEMWRNEEALGAYRQALALEPKDFDAWMGIGNVEQRQGQLEAAIETFKQAAQTQASDNPKYAAIALTRLAEIYYGQQRYHEAVEAYKQASTYATDFDSEYYRRLAKAYLKLGDKQSAMEQYRKLKEMDSPYAEPLLKQIKSQP, encoded by the coding sequence ATGATGAAACGAAACCTGCTGCCAATGGGGATTGCGATTGCGCTGATCATTGTCGCGCCGTGTATGTCCGTGCCGGCTCGCGCTGCCCAGCAAGATAAGCTGGAGCCTAAGCCGGAGCCGCCGAAGATCATTCGCAAATCGGGTGGCGTCCTTCAAGGCGCGGCCATCAAGCGTGTCGAGCCGGTTTACCCGCCGCTTGCCAAAACGGCGCGCGTCAGCGGCCCGGTCGTCGTTGAAGTCACGGTGGACGAAGAGGGCAAGATTATCACGGCCCACGCCATCTCCGGCCACCCCTTGCTCCAGCCTGCCGCCGAAACCGCGGCGCGCGGCTGGGAGTTCAAGCCGACGCTGCTGCAAGGCACGCCGGTCAAAGTTATCGGCACGATCACCTTCAATTTCCAACTCTACTCGCAAGCGGACATTGACCGGGTGAAACAGCAGATCACCCAAACGCCGAAGGACGCTGAGCTCTATGTCCAGCTTGGCGATATCTATACGGAAATGTGGCGGAACGAGGAAGCGCTCGGCGCTTACCGGCAGGCGCTGGCGCTGGAGCCCAAAGATTTTGACGCCTGGATGGGCATCGGCAACGTCGAGCAACGCCAGGGTCAGTTAGAAGCCGCCATTGAAACGTTTAAACAGGCGGCACAGACTCAGGCTTCTGATAATCCGAAGTACGCCGCCATTGCACTGACTCGCCTTGCCGAAATCTATTATGGGCAGCAACGCTATCACGAGGCCGTTGAAGCTTATAAACAAGCGTCTACCTACGCCACGGATTTCGATTCGGAATACTATAGGCGGCTGGCAAAGGCTTACCTCAAGCTGGGTGACAAACAATCGGCGATGGAGCAATACCGCAAGCTTAAGGAGATGGACTCTCCCTATGCCGAGCCATTGCTAAAGCAGATCAAGAGTCAGCCGTGA
- a CDS encoding UDP-N-acetylmuramate dehydrogenase, whose protein sequence is MHDSSRDPFLQSLRENEPLAPLTTLGVGGAARFFADCSSVETLAAGVAWARNQGLPVFVLGGGSNVVVSDQGFAGLVLRVAIRGVEARVAGEEALVTVGAGETWDDFVAYTIERRLAGLECLSGIPGRVGATPMQNVGAYGQETSETLHSVEALDLETAELTRFDNRECEFGYRASRFKGRDRGRYVITRVSYRLKPNGPPAVRYAELQRDLADHGATDPTLAQVRDAVIAIRRRKAMVIDPVDSDSRSVGSFFMNPTVTAEAFERVHSTAARFLQSGEAMPAFPAADNHMKLSAAWLIERAGIHRGTVYGNVGTSTKHALAIINRGNGTAREVLELCRIIQARVRDTFAVELTPEPVFVGVTSDE, encoded by the coding sequence TTGCACGACTCAAGCCGCGACCCATTTCTTCAATCGCTCAGAGAGAACGAGCCGCTCGCGCCGCTGACCACGCTCGGTGTCGGCGGCGCGGCGCGCTTCTTTGCCGACTGCTCGTCGGTTGAAACGCTTGCCGCCGGCGTCGCCTGGGCGCGCAATCAGGGATTGCCGGTCTTCGTGCTGGGCGGCGGCAGCAACGTCGTCGTCAGTGACCAGGGATTCGCCGGGCTGGTTCTGCGCGTGGCGATTCGCGGCGTCGAAGCGCGGGTCGCCGGTGAAGAAGCCCTCGTCACGGTCGGGGCGGGCGAGACCTGGGATGACTTCGTCGCTTACACCATTGAGCGCCGCCTCGCGGGCCTCGAATGCCTTTCAGGGATTCCGGGGCGCGTCGGCGCGACCCCGATGCAGAACGTCGGCGCCTATGGGCAAGAGACCAGCGAAACGCTTCATTCAGTCGAAGCCCTCGATTTAGAAACCGCAGAGCTTACCCGCTTCGATAACCGCGAGTGCGAGTTCGGCTACCGCGCCAGCCGTTTCAAAGGGCGCGACCGCGGGCGCTACGTCATCACGCGCGTCAGCTATCGCTTAAAGCCGAATGGCCCGCCCGCCGTGCGCTATGCCGAGTTGCAACGCGATCTGGCCGATCATGGCGCGACCGATCCCACCCTTGCACAAGTCCGCGACGCGGTTATCGCCATTCGCCGCCGCAAAGCGATGGTGATCGATCCTGTGGATAGCGATTCGCGCAGCGTCGGCTCATTCTTCATGAACCCGACGGTGACGGCGGAAGCATTCGAGCGCGTGCACTCAACCGCTGCCCGCTTCCTGCAAAGTGGCGAGGCGATGCCGGCCTTTCCCGCGGCGGATAATCATATGAAGCTATCGGCGGCATGGCTGATCGAGCGCGCCGGCATCCACCGCGGAACTGTCTACGGTAACGTCGGCACTTCGACAAAGCATGCGCTGGCGATCATCAATCGCGGCAACGGCACGGCCCGCGAAGTTTTGGAGTTGTGCCGAATCATTCAGGCGCGCGTCCGCGACACGTTCGCGGTTGAGCTGACGCCGGAGCCAGTCTTCGTAGGAGTGACGAGTGACGAGTGA
- the bshA gene encoding N-acetyl-alpha-D-glucosaminyl L-malate synthase BshA: MRIGITCYPSYGGSGVVGAELGLELAKRGHEIHFISYAPPMRLGTEAGRKQRITFHAVDMLSYPLFEYPPYTDALASRLFEIAQAERLDVLHMHYAIPHAVSAFLAREMLRPTRYVPVVTTLHGTDITLVGRDPSFLPITRFGIEQSDAVTCISDYLRDATRETFGVGRPIEVIYNFIDADYYRRAPNEALRRAIAPKGERVILHISTFRPIKRIMDCIEVVARMVELESGSGGRFGVRLVMCGDGPERADAEQLAARLGVGDVVQFVGKQPQSEIRDYLSIADLFLLPSQSESFGLSALEAMACEVPVIATRVGGVPEVVEDGGCGYLFEIGDVNGMAEGALSLLNAEALHRRFGARGREIALTRFTTDEIIPQYETLYREIVTSDQ, encoded by the coding sequence ATGAGAATAGGAATCACCTGTTATCCATCCTATGGCGGCAGCGGCGTGGTCGGCGCCGAGCTTGGGCTTGAGCTGGCGAAGCGCGGCCACGAGATTCACTTCATCAGCTATGCGCCGCCGATGCGCCTGGGCACGGAGGCCGGGCGAAAGCAGCGCATCACGTTTCACGCCGTGGATATGTTGAGCTATCCGCTGTTCGAGTACCCACCTTATACGGACGCGCTCGCCTCGCGCCTGTTCGAGATTGCTCAGGCCGAGCGACTCGACGTGCTGCATATGCATTACGCGATCCCGCACGCGGTCAGCGCGTTTCTGGCGCGCGAGATGTTGCGCCCCACACGCTATGTGCCTGTCGTGACGACGCTGCACGGCACCGACATCACCTTGGTCGGGCGCGACCCGTCATTTCTGCCGATCACGCGCTTTGGCATCGAACAATCAGACGCCGTCACATGCATCTCGGACTACCTGCGCGACGCCACCCGCGAGACCTTCGGCGTCGGCCGGCCCATCGAGGTCATCTATAACTTCATTGATGCGGATTACTATCGCCGCGCTCCCAACGAAGCCTTGCGCCGCGCTATCGCACCCAAAGGCGAGCGCGTCATCTTGCATATTTCGACCTTCCGCCCGATCAAGCGCATCATGGATTGCATCGAAGTCGTGGCGCGCATGGTCGAGCTTGAAAGTGGCTCCGGTGGCCGATTCGGCGTCCGGCTGGTGATGTGCGGCGATGGGCCGGAGCGCGCCGACGCCGAGCAGCTTGCGGCGCGATTGGGCGTCGGCGATGTCGTGCAGTTCGTCGGCAAACAGCCGCAGTCAGAGATTCGCGACTATCTATCCATCGCCGACCTGTTCTTGCTGCCGAGCCAGTCAGAATCCTTCGGCCTGTCGGCGCTCGAAGCGATGGCCTGCGAAGTCCCGGTGATCGCCACCCGCGTCGGCGGCGTCCCTGAAGTGGTCGAAGACGGCGGCTGCGGTTACCTGTTTGAGATCGGCGATGTGAATGGCATGGCAGAAGGGGCGTTGTCTCTGTTGAACGCCGAGGCGCTGCATCGGCGCTTCGGCGCGCGAGGCCGCGAGATCGCCCTGACGCGCTTTACGACCGACGAGATCATCCCGCAATACGAAACGCTGTACCGGGAGATAGTGACCAGTGACCAGTGA
- the bshB1 gene encoding bacillithiol biosynthesis deacetylase BshB1: MSEAIHLDALAIGAHPDDVEFSCGGTLLKLAALGYKVGILDMARGESGTRGTGEIRAVEAAAAAKELQLAVRDNLELPDSHIWLNEETRTRMVRKIRLYRPRVIFTHFWDDPHPDHVHTCQIVREAAHVAGLMKYDADAGQERFRPSTVAHFMFPRTVAPTFVVDITDYAEQKQRAVACYRSQLYDPTSKEPETALSSKAFLHRLEARQKFFGTLINVTDAEAFVVKEALNVHDPVELLTRRMNMYS; the protein is encoded by the coding sequence ATGAGTGAAGCCATCCATCTCGACGCCCTGGCCATCGGCGCGCACCCGGACGATGTGGAGTTTTCCTGCGGCGGGACGCTGTTAAAGCTCGCCGCGCTCGGCTACAAGGTCGGCATCCTCGATATGGCGCGCGGCGAATCCGGCACGCGCGGCACAGGGGAGATACGCGCCGTGGAGGCCGCCGCCGCCGCCAAAGAATTGCAGCTCGCGGTGCGTGACAACCTCGAACTGCCCGACAGCCACATCTGGCTCAACGAAGAGACGCGCACCCGCATGGTGCGCAAGATTCGCCTCTACCGCCCGCGCGTCATCTTCACACACTTCTGGGACGACCCGCACCCCGACCACGTTCACACTTGCCAGATCGTCCGCGAGGCGGCGCACGTCGCCGGCTTGATGAAGTACGACGCCGACGCCGGGCAGGAGCGCTTCCGTCCGTCAACGGTCGCGCACTTCATGTTCCCGCGCACCGTCGCGCCGACCTTCGTCGTTGACATCACCGATTACGCCGAGCAGAAGCAGCGCGCCGTGGCTTGCTACCGCTCGCAGCTTTACGACCCGACCAGCAAGGAGCCGGAAACCGCTTTAAGCTCAAAAGCGTTCCTGCACCGCCTGGAAGCGCGCCAGAAATTCTTCGGCACGCTGATTAACGTCACCGACGCCGAAGCCTTCGTCGTCAAAGAAGCGCTCAACGTTCACGACCCCGTCGAGCTGTTGACGCGGCGGATGAATATGTATTCTTGA
- a CDS encoding DUF177 domain-containing protein has product MEIQVAQISEDEGLDVHHLYPEGKPVLGDDARLVGQTEVDLQAIRAAEKVRLVGSLAANVAFECDRCLAPLAAKVEQSFDLLYLPPLGAGEEHELHDDDLSIAFYQGQAIDLDDLVREQIELALPMARLCGEACRGLCEHCGANLNEGQCACAAKAIDPRWAALKDLTTKH; this is encoded by the coding sequence ATGGAAATTCAGGTCGCACAGATCAGCGAAGATGAAGGATTAGACGTCCATCATCTCTACCCCGAAGGCAAGCCGGTTCTGGGCGATGATGCGCGCCTCGTCGGGCAGACAGAAGTGGATTTGCAGGCGATCCGCGCCGCCGAAAAGGTGCGCCTCGTCGGCAGCCTCGCGGCCAATGTGGCCTTTGAATGCGACCGCTGCCTAGCGCCGCTGGCGGCGAAAGTCGAGCAGAGCTTTGACCTGCTCTACCTGCCGCCGCTCGGCGCCGGCGAAGAGCACGAATTGCACGACGACGATCTTTCAATCGCTTTTTATCAGGGCCAGGCCATTGACCTGGACGACCTGGTGCGCGAACAGATCGAGCTGGCGCTGCCGATGGCCCGCCTCTGCGGCGAGGCGTGTCGCGGCCTCTGCGAGCATTGCGGCGCCAACCTCAACGAAGGCCAGTGCGCTTGCGCCGCCAAAGCGATAGACCCGCGCTGGGCGGCGCTCAAAGATTTAACGACAAAACATTGA
- the rpmF gene encoding 50S ribosomal protein L32, whose protein sequence is MPNPKRKHSKSRTGKRRAHDHLIPANPSACPNCGEPRLPHRVCSKCGYYRGRVAIEMKEEE, encoded by the coding sequence ATGCCGAATCCGAAACGTAAACATTCGAAATCACGCACCGGCAAGCGCCGCGCTCACGATCACCTGATCCCGGCCAATCCGAGCGCCTGCCCGAACTGCGGCGAGCCGCGCCTGCCGCATCGCGTCTGCTCGAAGTGCGGATACTATCGCGGGCGCGTTGCCATCGAGATGAAAGAAGAAGAGTAA
- the plsX gene encoding phosphate acyltransferase PlsX, producing the protein MIKIAVDAMGGDFAPTSEVEGALEAARDFGVGVILVGRTDLIQDELDRHRRNRTLGDKLSWRSSQVEIAEAPEVITMNDPVAQAVRRKKNSSIRVAAKLVRDGAAQALVSAGNTGAAMMTSKLVIGALAKVDRPALATVLPTLTGQGAVILDVGANADCKPQHLYDFAVMGALYSTVIVGVRNPRIGLLSIGEEEVKGNDLTKEAFKLLRGSSLNFIGNVEGRDMFSGQADVIVCDGFTGNVALKTSEGVFEFIMKLLRHEMMASIQTKAGALLTRPAFRQFKKRLDYAEYGGAPLLGIKGVTVICHGRSSPKAIRNAIRVARDYCLGEVNHKIEAQLGAAVAVAHDGHR; encoded by the coding sequence ATGATCAAGATCGCGGTTGACGCAATGGGCGGCGACTTCGCGCCCACCAGCGAAGTCGAAGGCGCGCTTGAAGCGGCGCGCGATTTTGGCGTCGGCGTCATTCTGGTCGGGCGCACGGACCTGATCCAGGACGAGCTCGACCGCCACCGCCGCAACCGCACGCTCGGCGACAAGCTCTCGTGGCGCAGCTCGCAGGTCGAAATCGCCGAAGCGCCTGAAGTCATCACCATGAATGACCCGGTGGCTCAGGCCGTGCGCCGCAAGAAGAACAGCTCGATCCGCGTCGCCGCCAAGCTGGTTCGCGATGGTGCGGCGCAGGCGCTCGTCAGCGCCGGCAATACGGGGGCGGCGATGATGACCTCGAAGCTGGTCATCGGCGCGCTGGCCAAAGTAGACCGGCCCGCGCTGGCGACGGTGCTGCCGACGCTGACCGGCCAGGGCGCGGTGATCTTAGACGTCGGCGCCAATGCCGATTGCAAGCCGCAGCACCTTTATGATTTCGCGGTGATGGGGGCGCTCTATTCGACAGTCATCGTTGGCGTCCGCAACCCGCGCATCGGCTTGCTGTCAATCGGCGAGGAAGAAGTGAAGGGCAACGATCTGACGAAGGAAGCCTTCAAGCTGCTGCGCGGCTCGTCGTTGAACTTCATCGGCAACGTCGAAGGGCGCGATATGTTCAGCGGCCAGGCCGACGTGATCGTTTGCGACGGCTTCACCGGCAATGTCGCCTTGAAGACCAGCGAAGGCGTCTTCGAATTCATTATGAAACTGCTGCGGCACGAGATGATGGCTTCGATTCAGACCAAGGCCGGGGCGCTGCTGACGCGGCCCGCTTTTCGCCAATTCAAGAAGCGGCTCGACTATGCCGAATACGGCGGCGCGCCGCTGCTCGGCATTAAAGGCGTCACGGTCATCTGTCACGGGCGCTCCAGCCCGAAAGCCATTCGCAACGCCATCCGCGTGGCGCGCGATTACTGTCTCGGTGAAGTGAACCATAAAATCGAGGCGCAGCTCGGCGCGGCCGTCGCGGTGGCGCACGACGGACACCGATAG
- the fabD gene encoding ACP S-malonyltransferase — translation MKTAFVFPGQGAQKVGMGQSLIEACAAAKVVFEQADEALGMRLSSLCFEGPEEELRLTENTQPAILATSIAALRCLEAAGARADFVAGHSLGEYSALVAAGALRFEDALRVVRQRGQFMQEAVPAGEGAMAALLGADIEMVEAVCREASERGVCSPANINSPTQVVVAGHKPAVEYAVTLAKQRGVRRAVMLAVSAPFHCALMQPAAERLAAVLAGTAFADLNVPLITNVDAATITSGEQARAALVRQVASPVRWGESVKQLLDAGVTRFVELGPGKVLSGLIKQMQPEAQILNVEDAPSLEATAASVGF, via the coding sequence ATGAAAACCGCGTTTGTATTTCCGGGGCAGGGCGCGCAGAAAGTCGGGATGGGCCAGTCGCTCATCGAAGCCTGCGCGGCGGCGAAAGTGGTCTTTGAACAGGCAGACGAGGCGCTCGGCATGCGCTTGTCGAGCCTCTGCTTTGAAGGGCCGGAAGAAGAACTGCGGCTGACCGAGAATACGCAGCCAGCCATCCTGGCGACTTCGATTGCGGCGCTACGCTGCCTGGAAGCGGCGGGCGCGCGAGCAGATTTTGTTGCCGGCCATTCGCTCGGCGAGTACAGCGCTCTGGTGGCGGCAGGCGCTCTGCGATTCGAAGACGCCTTGCGCGTCGTTCGCCAGCGCGGCCAGTTTATGCAAGAGGCGGTGCCGGCGGGCGAAGGCGCGATGGCAGCGCTGCTCGGCGCGGATATTGAAATGGTCGAAGCGGTCTGCCGCGAAGCCAGCGAGCGCGGCGTCTGTTCGCCGGCCAACATCAATTCGCCGACTCAGGTGGTGGTCGCCGGGCATAAGCCGGCGGTCGAATACGCCGTGACGCTGGCGAAACAGCGCGGCGTCCGGCGCGCGGTGATGCTCGCCGTGAGCGCGCCGTTTCATTGCGCGTTGATGCAGCCGGCGGCTGAGCGGTTAGCGGCGGTGCTGGCCGGCACTGCGTTCGCGGATTTGAATGTGCCGTTGATTACCAACGTTGATGCGGCGACGATTACCTCAGGCGAGCAGGCGCGCGCCGCGCTCGTTCGCCAGGTCGCGTCGCCTGTGCGCTGGGGCGAGTCCGTCAAACAGTTGCTCGACGCCGGCGTAACGCGCTTTGTCGAGCTTGGGCCGGGCAAGGTGCTTTCGGGTTTGATTAAACAGATGCAGCCCGAAGCGCAGATTCTCAATGTCGAAGACGCGCCGTCGCTTGAGGCGACCGCCGCGAGTGTGGGATTCTAA
- a CDS encoding acyl carrier protein encodes MAEGTVEERVKQIIVDELGVDEGEVTANARFIDDLGADSLDTVELVMRFEEEFGIEIPDEDAEKIQSVRDAVDYIEKHSK; translated from the coding sequence ATGGCAGAAGGTACGGTTGAGGAGAGGGTAAAGCAGATTATTGTTGACGAGCTGGGCGTTGACGAAGGCGAAGTAACGGCGAACGCGCGCTTCATTGATGACCTCGGCGCTGATTCGCTCGATACGGTCGAGCTGGTCATGCGTTTCGAGGAAGAGTTCGGCATCGAGATTCCCGACGAGGACGCCGAAAAGATTCAGAGCGTGCGCGATGCCGTCGATTACATCGAGAAGCACTCGAAGTAG
- the fabF gene encoding beta-ketoacyl-ACP synthase II — protein sequence MNRRVVVTGIGLVCGSGRTKEEVWSNLLAGRSSIGSISRFDASAFPVRIASEVQGFDPLKFIEKKEVKKMDLFIHYAVAAAQEAMDDSGLRLDAENATRVGTYIGSGIGGFGVIEREHEKYLKGGPGKISPFFIPAAIVNLASGHVSIRFGAKGPNSATCTACSTGAHAVGDSFKIIQRGDADAMICGGAEAAITPMGVGGFAAMRALSTRNDDPARASRPFDADRDGFVIGEGAGILVLEELEAARRRGAKIYAEVVGYGMTSDAFHITQPSEDADGAVRVMTMALGDAGVEPHQVDYINAHGTSTYYNDKLETMAIKRVFGDSAASIPVSSTKSMMGHLLGAAGGVEAGLIALALRDQVIPPTANYEKPDPECDLDYVPNAARRVEMSHALSNSFGFGGTNAALLLKRYDEGEP from the coding sequence TTGAATCGTCGTGTAGTAGTGACCGGCATCGGCCTTGTCTGCGGTTCGGGCCGCACCAAAGAAGAAGTGTGGTCGAACCTGCTTGCAGGCCGAAGCTCCATCGGCTCGATCAGCCGCTTTGACGCTTCCGCCTTTCCTGTGCGCATCGCCAGCGAGGTGCAGGGCTTTGACCCGCTCAAGTTCATCGAGAAGAAAGAAGTCAAGAAGATGGACTTGTTCATCCACTACGCGGTGGCGGCGGCGCAAGAGGCGATGGACGATTCCGGTCTACGCCTCGACGCCGAAAATGCCACGCGCGTCGGCACCTACATCGGTTCGGGCATCGGCGGCTTCGGGGTCATCGAGCGCGAGCACGAGAAGTACTTGAAAGGTGGGCCGGGCAAGATTTCGCCGTTCTTCATTCCGGCGGCGATTGTCAACCTGGCGTCCGGCCACGTGTCGATTCGCTTCGGCGCCAAGGGGCCGAACTCGGCGACCTGCACGGCCTGCTCTACGGGAGCGCATGCGGTCGGCGACAGCTTTAAGATCATCCAGCGCGGCGATGCCGATGCGATGATCTGCGGCGGCGCCGAGGCCGCGATCACGCCGATGGGCGTCGGCGGCTTTGCGGCGATGCGAGCCCTGTCGACGCGCAATGACGACCCGGCGCGGGCGAGCCGCCCGTTTGATGCTGACCGCGACGGCTTCGTCATCGGCGAAGGCGCCGGCATCCTGGTGTTGGAAGAACTGGAGGCCGCCCGCCGGCGCGGCGCTAAGATTTATGCGGAAGTCGTCGGCTACGGCATGACCAGCGACGCCTTTCACATCACCCAGCCGTCGGAAGACGCCGACGGCGCGGTGCGTGTGATGACGATGGCGCTCGGTGATGCCGGGGTCGAGCCGCATCAGGTGGATTACATCAACGCGCACGGCACCTCGACCTACTACAACGACAAGCTGGAGACGATGGCCATCAAGCGCGTCTTCGGCGACTCGGCCGCTTCGATCCCGGTCAGCTCGACGAAATCGATGATGGGGCATTTGCTCGGCGCGGCGGGTGGCGTCGAAGCGGGCCTGATCGCCCTGGCGCTGCGCGACCAGGTGATTCCGCCGACCGCCAACTACGAGAAGCCCGACCCGGAATGTGATCTCGACTATGTGCCGAACGCGGCACGTCGCGTCGAGATGAGTCACGCGCTATCGAACTCGTTCGGCTTCGGCGGCACCAACGCCGCTTTGCTGTTAAAGCGCTACGACGAGGGCGAGCCATAA
- a CDS encoding electron transfer flavoprotein subunit beta/FixA family protein, producing MNIVVCLKQVPKKDSILRIASDQKWIDERDLSYEMSEADAYALEEALRQKEKHGGEVIVLSLGPERVKQSIKEALAKGADRAIHLNDPIFEQATDAPAIARALAAALKDEKFDLIFTGLQSDDYGFAQVGLIVAELLGVSSATIVMEVQPEGQEVRVKRELESGWFQWVKVPMPALLTIQSGINQLRYATLKGIMAAKKKEIRDVKAADLGLAAEDLKPLQAIERAYLPQKSKQTEMIEGKPAEVAAKLIEKLRFDARVF from the coding sequence ATGAACATCGTCGTTTGCCTGAAGCAGGTTCCCAAGAAGGACTCGATCCTGAGAATCGCGTCCGACCAGAAGTGGATTGACGAGCGCGACCTGAGCTACGAAATGAGCGAGGCCGACGCCTACGCGCTTGAAGAGGCGCTGCGCCAGAAAGAGAAGCACGGCGGCGAAGTCATCGTGCTGTCGCTCGGCCCCGAGCGCGTCAAGCAATCGATCAAGGAAGCGCTGGCCAAAGGCGCCGACCGCGCCATTCACCTGAATGATCCGATCTTCGAGCAGGCCACCGACGCGCCGGCCATTGCCCGCGCCCTGGCCGCCGCGCTCAAAGATGAAAAGTTCGATCTGATCTTCACAGGCTTGCAGTCGGACGATTATGGCTTTGCACAGGTCGGCTTGATCGTCGCCGAGTTGCTGGGGGTGTCGAGCGCCACCATCGTCATGGAAGTGCAGCCCGAAGGCCAGGAGGTGCGCGTCAAGCGCGAGCTGGAATCGGGGTGGTTTCAGTGGGTGAAAGTCCCGATGCCGGCGCTGCTGACGATTCAGTCGGGCATCAATCAACTGCGCTACGCGACGCTCAAAGGCATCATGGCGGCCAAGAAAAAAGAGATTCGCGACGTCAAAGCCGCCGACCTCGGGCTGGCGGCGGAAGACCTGAAACCGCTGCAAGCCATCGAGCGCGCCTACCTGCCGCAGAAGTCAAAGCAGACCGAGATGATCGAAGGCAAACCCGCCGAAGTCGCTGCCAAGCTGATCGAGAAACTGCGCTTCGACGCAAGAGTCTTTTAG
- a CDS encoding electron transfer flavoprotein subunit alpha/FixB family protein: MSEGILFFIEQRDGALNRTSFEALVAAQQIAAATGDKISAVVLGKGVGGVAAEVAGKQLEVIYTVEDDRLAEYTPDGYVGALKQVVERLDPRYVIFSHTYRVRDFAPRLAAALGKAFVTDCIGCRVDGGDVVFTRQIFQGKIATDVRASAAPPILASFQAGAYRADKAEAGTAEVKPLEVNLSDVVIRSKPEEKFQEAKQAVDLTQAPLIVSVGRGIKSQENIAIVQELATALGAEIAASRPICDNEWLPMDRQIGSSGQTVAPKLYLAVGISGAIQHVVGMKNSQTIVAINKDPEAPIFDIADYGVVGDLFEIVPALTAEVKKAKGE; the protein is encoded by the coding sequence ATGAGCGAAGGAATACTATTTTTTATTGAGCAGCGTGACGGCGCGCTCAACCGCACTTCGTTTGAAGCCCTGGTGGCGGCGCAGCAGATTGCCGCCGCGACTGGCGATAAGATCAGCGCCGTCGTCCTCGGCAAAGGTGTTGGTGGTGTCGCCGCCGAAGTCGCCGGCAAGCAGCTTGAAGTCATCTATACGGTCGAAGACGACAGGCTCGCCGAGTACACGCCCGACGGTTACGTCGGCGCGTTGAAGCAGGTGGTCGAGCGGCTCGATCCGCGTTACGTCATCTTCAGCCACACCTACCGCGTGCGCGACTTCGCGCCGCGCCTGGCGGCGGCGCTCGGCAAGGCGTTCGTCACCGACTGCATCGGCTGTCGCGTGGATGGCGGCGACGTGGTCTTCACGCGGCAAATCTTTCAAGGCAAGATCGCCACTGACGTGCGCGCCAGCGCCGCGCCGCCGATACTGGCATCATTTCAGGCGGGCGCTTATCGCGCCGACAAAGCCGAAGCGGGCACGGCTGAAGTCAAGCCGCTCGAAGTCAACTTGAGCGACGTGGTGATTCGCTCGAAGCCGGAAGAGAAATTCCAGGAAGCGAAGCAGGCGGTTGACCTGACGCAAGCGCCGCTGATTGTCTCTGTCGGTCGCGGCATCAAGAGCCAGGAAAATATCGCCATCGTTCAAGAGCTGGCGACAGCGCTCGGCGCCGAGATTGCCGCGTCGCGCCCCATCTGCGACAACGAATGGCTGCCGATGGATCGGCAGATCGGCAGCAGCGGGCAGACGGTTGCGCCCAAGCTCTATCTCGCCGTCGGCATCTCCGGAGCGATTCAGCACGTCGTCGGCATGAAGAACTCGCAGACGATTGTGGCGATCAACAAAGACCCGGAAGCGCCGATCTTTGACATTGCCGACTATGGCGTCGTCGGTGATTTGTTCGAGATCGTCCCGGCGCTCACCGCCGAAGTCAAGAAAGCCAAAGGCGAGTAA